A DNA window from Gorilla gorilla gorilla isolate KB3781 chromosome 6, NHGRI_mGorGor1-v2.1_pri, whole genome shotgun sequence contains the following coding sequences:
- the LOC115935376 gene encoding DNA-directed RNA polymerase II subunit RPB11-b2-like isoform X2: protein MNAPPAFESFLLFVGEKKISINKDTKVPNACLFTINKEDHTLGNIIKSQLLKDPQVLFAGYKVPRPLEHKIIIRVQTTPDYSPQEAFTNTITDLISELSLLEECFQTCLLPLRVLP from the exons ATGAACGCCCCTCCAGCCTTCGAGTCGTTCTTGCTCTTCGTGGGCGAGAAGAA GATCAGCATTAACAAGGACACCAAGGTACCCAATGCCTGTTTGTTCACCATCAACAAAGAAGACCACACACTGGGAAACATCATTAAATC ACAACTCCTAAAGGACCCGCAAGTGCTATTTGCTGGCTACAAAGTCCCCCGCCCCTTGGAGCACAAGATCATCATCCGAGTGCAGACCACGCCGGACTACAGCCCCCAGGAAGCCTTTACCAACACCATCACCGACCTCATCAGTGAGCTGTCCCTGCTGGAGGAGTGCTTCCAG acgtgcctgcttccccttcgcgtTCTGCCgtga
- the LOC115935376 gene encoding DNA-directed RNA polymerase II subunit RPB11-a-like isoform X1, with the protein MNAPPAFESFLLFVGEKKISINKDTKVPNACLFTINKEDHTLGNIIKSQLLKDPQVLFAGYKVPRPLEHKIIIRVQTTPDYSPQEAFTNTITDLISELSLLEECFQVRAGPGGAGGVGWTLARVPRPGTALACFFGGPGGEAAVMEEQGLPPQAPGHVD; encoded by the exons ATGAACGCCCCTCCAGCCTTCGAGTCGTTCTTGCTCTTCGTGGGCGAGAAGAA GATCAGCATTAACAAGGACACCAAGGTACCCAATGCCTGTTTGTTCACCATCAACAAAGAAGACCACACACTGGGAAACATCATTAAATC ACAACTCCTAAAGGACCCGCAAGTGCTATTTGCTGGCTACAAAGTCCCCCGCCCCTTGGAGCACAAGATCATCATCCGAGTGCAGACCACGCCGGACTACAGCCCCCAGGAAGCCTTTACCAACACCATCACCGACCTCATCAGTGAGCTGTCCCTGCTGGAGGAGTGCTTCCAGGTGAGGGCGGGGCCTGGAGGGGCAGGCGGGGTGGGCTGGACACTGGCCCGTGTGCCCAGGCCTGGGACAGCCCTGGCCTGTTTCTTCGGAGGTCCTGGGGGAGAGGCGGCGGTGATGGAAGAGCAGGGACTTCCACCACAGGCTCCAGGACATGTGGACTGA